Proteins encoded by one window of Streptomyces sp. NBC_01571:
- the ychF gene encoding redox-regulated ATPase YchF yields the protein MSLTIGIVGLPNVGKSTLFNALTKNDVLAANYPFATIEPNVGVVGVPDARLTKLAEIFASQRVLPATVDFVDIAGIVKGASEGEGLGNKFLANIRESDAICQVIRAFKDENVVHVDGKVSPKDDIETINTELILADLQTIEKVLPRLQKDSRIKKDIVPKVAAVEAAKEILEKGDTLFSQGIVQGSGNEELLHDLHLLTTKPFLYVFNVDEDELVDEDFKTEQRALVAPAEAIFLNAKLEQDLAELDEEDAMELLESVGAEEPGLATLARVGFDTLGLQTYLTAGPKESRAWTIKKGATAPEAAGVIHTDFQKGFIKAEVISFGDLVETGSVAEARAKGKARMEGKDYVMQDGDVVEFRFNV from the coding sequence GTGTCGCTCACGATCGGAATCGTCGGTCTGCCCAATGTCGGCAAGTCGACCCTGTTCAACGCCCTGACCAAGAACGACGTGCTCGCGGCCAACTACCCGTTCGCCACGATCGAGCCGAACGTCGGCGTGGTCGGCGTCCCCGACGCCCGGCTGACCAAACTGGCCGAGATCTTCGCCTCGCAGCGCGTCCTCCCGGCCACGGTGGACTTCGTCGACATCGCGGGCATCGTGAAGGGCGCCTCCGAGGGTGAGGGCCTGGGCAACAAGTTCCTCGCGAACATCCGCGAGTCGGACGCCATCTGCCAGGTCATCCGTGCCTTCAAGGACGAGAACGTCGTGCACGTCGACGGCAAGGTCTCGCCCAAGGACGACATCGAGACGATCAACACCGAGCTGATCCTCGCGGACCTCCAGACGATCGAGAAGGTCCTGCCGCGCCTCCAGAAGGACTCGCGCATCAAGAAGGACATCGTTCCCAAGGTCGCGGCGGTCGAGGCGGCGAAGGAGATCCTGGAGAAGGGCGACACCCTCTTCTCGCAGGGCATCGTCCAGGGCTCCGGCAACGAGGAGCTGCTGCACGACCTGCACCTGCTCACCACCAAGCCGTTCCTCTACGTCTTCAACGTCGACGAGGACGAGCTCGTCGACGAGGACTTCAAGACCGAGCAGCGCGCTCTGGTCGCCCCCGCCGAGGCGATCTTCCTCAACGCCAAGCTGGAGCAGGACCTCGCCGAGCTCGACGAGGAGGACGCGATGGAGCTCCTGGAGTCGGTCGGCGCCGAGGAGCCCGGCCTCGCGACCCTGGCCCGCGTCGGCTTCGACACCCTCGGCCTGCAGACCTACCTGACGGCCGGCCCCAAGGAATCCCGCGCCTGGACCATCAAGAAGGGCGCCACCGCCCCCGAGGCCGCCGGAGTCATCCACACCGACTTCCAGAAGGGCTTCATCAAGGCCGAGGTGATCTCCTTCGGCGACCTCGTCGAGACCGGTTCGGTCGCCGAGGCCCGCGCCAAGGGCAAGGCCCGCATGGAGGGCAAGGACTATGTGATGCAGGACGGCGACGTGGTGGAGTTCCGCTTCAACGTGTAG
- a CDS encoding (deoxy)nucleoside triphosphate pyrophosphohydrolase — protein MDETIVVVGGALLRDGRLLAARRSAPPELAGRWELPGGKVEPGEAPEAALVRELREELGVVAEAVERVPGEWPLRMPYVLRVWTARLLPGSDDPEPLEDHDELRWLTPDEIWDVDWLDQDVPAVKATLPHWAGASASADGPHADRRS, from the coding sequence ATGGACGAAACGATCGTGGTCGTGGGGGGTGCCCTGCTGCGCGACGGACGCCTTCTCGCCGCGCGCCGTAGTGCGCCCCCCGAGCTGGCCGGACGCTGGGAACTGCCCGGCGGCAAGGTCGAACCGGGCGAGGCGCCCGAGGCCGCGCTCGTGCGCGAGCTGCGCGAGGAACTCGGTGTCGTGGCCGAGGCCGTGGAGCGGGTCCCGGGGGAGTGGCCCCTTCGGATGCCGTACGTGCTGCGGGTGTGGACCGCGCGCCTGCTGCCCGGCTCGGACGACCCCGAGCCTCTGGAGGACCACGACGAACTGCGCTGGCTGACCCCGGACGAGATCTGGGACGTGGACTGGCTGGACCAGGACGTCCCCGCCGTGAAGGCCACGCTGCCCCACTGGGCCGGAGCCTCCGCCTCCGCCGACGGTCCCCACGCCGACCGCCGGTCGTAG
- a CDS encoding serpin family protein, with amino-acid sequence MRITNTTIRAVNGLTARWAGAVSDGTVFSAAGVWPLLAFLADGAGGAARAELAEAVGLPAGEAAAAGRELLAGLREMRGLDSALGLWTERTLELREEWEAGLPAEAHGVLTGRPEADAAALDAWVRKRTDGRISRLPVGLGQSTELVVASALALRTEWFRPFADGFLEPCAGPWRDRTLHGLHRDTALLDRVGVADTPNGAVTELKVLGTTGIDVHLLLGEERMSPGQVLGAGVDVLARRLATVPGHDLPYGEAGPGLRVARERSTVPRPPSLDVRTVAFGLSAHHDLLDLHELFGLGSARDDLRPHFPGISDRPLCVGAARQSATAVFGALGFRAAAATAVTGVAAGVPDLRHVTTTIEAVFDRPFGFLALHRTSRLVLAAGWVTEPEPFEEDGDGARALPRPAVVRT; translated from the coding sequence ATGCGGATCACGAACACGACGATCCGGGCGGTCAACGGGCTGACGGCCCGCTGGGCGGGGGCGGTGTCCGACGGAACGGTGTTCTCGGCGGCCGGGGTCTGGCCGCTGCTGGCCTTCCTCGCGGACGGGGCGGGCGGCGCGGCGCGCGCGGAGCTGGCGGAGGCGGTGGGACTGCCGGCCGGTGAAGCGGCGGCCGCGGGGCGCGAGTTGCTGGCCGGGCTGCGGGAGATGCGGGGCCTCGACTCGGCGCTCGGGCTGTGGACCGAGCGGACCCTGGAGTTGCGTGAGGAGTGGGAGGCGGGCCTGCCCGCGGAGGCGCACGGGGTGCTCACCGGCCGGCCCGAGGCCGACGCGGCGGCCCTGGACGCCTGGGTGCGGAAGCGTACGGACGGGCGGATCTCCCGGCTGCCGGTCGGCCTCGGTCAGTCCACCGAGTTGGTGGTCGCGAGCGCGCTCGCTCTGCGCACCGAGTGGTTCCGGCCGTTCGCCGACGGATTCCTGGAACCCTGTGCCGGCCCGTGGCGGGACCGGACGCTGCACGGGCTCCACCGTGACACCGCCCTACTGGACCGGGTCGGTGTCGCCGACACACCGAACGGCGCGGTCACCGAGCTGAAGGTCCTCGGCACCACCGGCATCGACGTCCATCTCCTGCTCGGCGAGGAGCGGATGAGCCCGGGTCAGGTCCTGGGCGCGGGCGTGGACGTCCTGGCACGCCGGCTCGCGACCGTTCCCGGGCACGACCTGCCGTACGGCGAGGCGGGCCCCGGTCTGCGGGTGGCACGTGAGCGGTCCACGGTGCCGCGCCCGCCGTCCCTGGACGTCAGGACCGTGGCCTTCGGCCTCTCCGCGCACCACGATCTCCTGGACCTGCACGAGCTGTTCGGCCTCGGCTCGGCGAGGGACGACCTGCGCCCGCACTTCCCGGGGATCAGCGACCGGCCGCTGTGCGTCGGGGCGGCCCGGCAGTCCGCCACCGCGGTCTTCGGCGCCCTCGGCTTCCGCGCCGCGGCGGCGACGGCCGTCACCGGAGTGGCGGCGGGAGTCCCCGACCTGCGCCACGTCACCACCACCATCGAGGCCGTGTTCGACCGCCCCTTCGGCTTCCTCGCCCTGCACCGCACCTCACGCCTGGTCCTCGCGGCCGGGTGGGTCACCGAACCGGAGCCGTTCGAGGAGGACGGGGACGGTGCGAGAGCCCTGCCGCGACCGGCCGTCGTGCGCACATAA
- a CDS encoding DUF6542 domain-containing protein has protein sequence MEQHRTRPPQYRQRRNAPLPAQAARRASVGVQKGGPPARRPAPVPARGGPRLPNPRLTGLGSGLFCGVSMFVLACVDQLLFGASPALYGVLFLPVCALTALWVRRGDLVSAPVVVPIAFTFGLLPLAGGGGGLSGRLMGLVTALATQAGWLYGGTLVAGVIATVRKARQMTRRAAQRRSRAATSGRDGTPATTPRSRSAGQLG, from the coding sequence GTGGAGCAACACAGGACGCGCCCCCCTCAGTACCGGCAGCGACGCAACGCGCCTCTTCCCGCCCAGGCCGCGCGGCGCGCGTCCGTCGGCGTTCAGAAGGGCGGCCCGCCCGCACGCCGGCCCGCGCCGGTGCCCGCACGGGGCGGACCGCGGCTGCCGAACCCCAGGCTGACCGGGCTCGGCAGCGGACTGTTCTGCGGTGTGTCGATGTTCGTCCTGGCCTGCGTCGACCAGTTGCTGTTCGGGGCGTCGCCCGCCCTCTACGGCGTGCTGTTCCTGCCCGTCTGCGCGCTGACCGCGCTCTGGGTGCGGCGCGGAGACCTCGTCAGCGCGCCCGTGGTCGTGCCGATCGCGTTCACGTTCGGGCTGCTGCCCCTGGCCGGCGGGGGCGGTGGGCTCAGTGGCCGCCTGATGGGGCTCGTCACCGCGCTGGCCACCCAGGCGGGCTGGCTGTACGGGGGGACGCTGGTCGCGGGGGTCATCGCGACCGTGCGCAAGGCACGGCAGATGACCCGCCGGGCCGCGCAGCGACGGAGTCGGGCCGCCACGTCCGGCCGGGACGGCACCCCCGCCACCACCCCTCGGTCGAGGTCGGCCGGACAGCTCGGCTAG
- a CDS encoding type II toxin-antitoxin system Phd/YefM family antitoxin, whose translation MSITASEARKELFPLIKKVNENHEAVEIVSKHGNAVLVSAEDYAALREGSYLLRSPANARRLLKAYENALSRINVSERELIDPDPADAGAGAA comes from the coding sequence ATGTCCATAACCGCGAGTGAAGCCCGCAAGGAACTCTTTCCGCTGATCAAGAAGGTCAACGAGAACCACGAGGCTGTCGAGATCGTCTCGAAGCATGGCAACGCCGTGCTTGTCTCGGCCGAGGACTACGCGGCACTGCGCGAGGGCTCGTACTTGCTGCGCTCGCCGGCGAACGCCCGGCGGCTGCTCAAGGCGTACGAGAATGCCCTGTCCCGCATCAACGTGTCGGAGCGTGAGCTGATCGATCCGGACCCGGCGGACGCCGGTGCGGGCGCCGCGTGA
- the ppgK gene encoding polyphosphate--glucose phosphotransferase — MQIFGVDIGGSGIKGAPVDLDRGELTAERHKVLTPHPATPDAVADGVKEVVGHFGWTGPVGITFPGVVADGATIRTAANVDKAWIDTDARALLGDRLGGLPVTVLNDADAAGVAEMQFGAGRDRRGTVLLLTFGTGIGSALFIGGELVPNTELGHLELGGHEAEKRASTKAKEDHELTWEHWARRVTKYLAHVEMLFSPELFIIGGGVSRKADKFLPLIEGIKAEIVPAQLQNNAGIVGAAMRAAKKAS; from the coding sequence ATGCAGATCTTCGGTGTGGACATCGGCGGATCCGGGATCAAGGGCGCCCCTGTGGACCTGGACCGCGGCGAATTGACGGCGGAGCGCCACAAAGTGCTCACTCCTCATCCGGCGACGCCTGACGCGGTGGCGGACGGTGTGAAGGAGGTCGTCGGGCACTTCGGCTGGACAGGGCCCGTCGGTATCACCTTCCCCGGGGTGGTCGCCGACGGCGCCACCATTCGTACGGCCGCGAATGTCGACAAGGCCTGGATCGACACCGACGCGCGCGCCCTGCTGGGCGACCGGCTCGGCGGCCTCCCGGTGACGGTGCTGAACGACGCGGACGCGGCGGGCGTCGCCGAGATGCAGTTCGGTGCCGGCCGCGACCGCCGGGGCACGGTCCTTCTGCTCACCTTCGGCACGGGAATCGGCAGCGCGCTCTTCATCGGCGGCGAGCTGGTCCCGAACACGGAGCTGGGCCACCTGGAGCTCGGCGGCCACGAGGCGGAGAAGCGTGCCTCCACGAAGGCCAAGGAGGACCACGAGCTGACCTGGGAGCACTGGGCACGCCGGGTCACGAAGTACCTCGCCCACGTGGAGATGCTCTTCTCGCCCGAGCTGTTCATCATCGGCGGTGGCGTCAGCCGCAAGGCGGACAAGTTCCTGCCGCTGATCGAGGGCATCAAGGCGGAGATCGTCCCGGCACAGCTGCAGAACAACGCGGGGATCGTGGGCGCGGCGATGAGAGCGGCGAAGAAGGCGTCGTAG
- a CDS encoding pyridoxal-phosphate dependent enzyme, whose translation MTALPDCFCPADGTRVPGGSLDWCCPVCRGPLDLDFAPTPAPLKSLTGRVNSLWRYAECLPLSAPTVSLGEGRTPLVTLHEGAVSAKLDFLMPTLSFKDRGAVLLAELALRLEPQRVLADSSGNAGTAIAAYCARAALPCTVYVPEGTSPKKLEQIDAHGAQVRVVDGDRETAALAAREAADEPGTFYASHVFNPYFLHGTKTYVHELWEDLGGRLPEVLVVPVGNGTLLLGAALAVAELHGAGLIDRRPALYAVQAAAVAPLAHAWEEGADDLMEATPTAPTFAEGIAVPRPPRARQILRAVRDSGGAFLTVTEDQIRHAQRDLASQGLYVESTGVACWAAVRDGVLGTRTAVVPLCGAGAKTGLAGE comes from the coding sequence ATGACAGCTTTGCCGGATTGTTTCTGCCCGGCGGACGGTACGCGCGTCCCCGGCGGCTCGCTCGACTGGTGCTGCCCGGTCTGTCGCGGCCCGCTCGACCTGGACTTCGCACCGACCCCCGCGCCGCTCAAGTCCCTGACCGGGCGGGTGAACTCGCTGTGGCGGTACGCGGAGTGCCTGCCGCTGTCGGCGCCCACGGTCAGTCTGGGCGAGGGCCGCACTCCCCTGGTGACACTGCACGAGGGCGCCGTCTCGGCCAAGCTGGACTTCCTGATGCCGACGCTGTCGTTCAAGGACCGCGGCGCCGTCCTGCTCGCCGAACTGGCGCTGCGGCTGGAGCCCCAGCGGGTGCTCGCGGACAGCAGCGGCAACGCGGGAACGGCGATCGCGGCCTACTGCGCGCGGGCCGCGCTGCCCTGCACGGTGTACGTCCCCGAAGGAACGTCGCCGAAGAAGCTGGAGCAGATCGACGCGCACGGGGCACAGGTGCGCGTCGTGGACGGGGACCGGGAGACGGCAGCCCTGGCGGCGCGCGAGGCGGCGGACGAGCCCGGGACCTTCTACGCCTCGCACGTCTTCAACCCGTACTTCCTGCACGGCACGAAGACGTACGTGCACGAGCTCTGGGAGGACCTCGGCGGGCGTCTCCCCGAGGTCCTCGTCGTCCCGGTCGGCAACGGGACGCTGCTCCTCGGCGCCGCCCTCGCCGTCGCCGAGCTGCACGGCGCGGGCCTCATCGACCGGCGGCCCGCGCTGTACGCGGTCCAGGCCGCCGCCGTGGCACCGCTGGCGCACGCCTGGGAGGAGGGCGCGGACGACCTCATGGAGGCCACCCCGACGGCCCCCACCTTCGCCGAGGGCATCGCCGTACCGCGCCCGCCGCGGGCCCGCCAGATCCTGCGTGCGGTCCGTGACTCCGGCGGCGCCTTCCTGACCGTGACGGAGGACCAGATCCGGCACGCCCAACGGGACCTGGCGTCGCAGGGCCTCTACGTCGAGTCGACGGGCGTGGCGTGCTGGGCGGCCGTACGGGACGGCGTCCTCGGAACACGGACGGCGGTGGTACCGCTGTGCGGGGCGGGGGCGAAGACGGGACTGGCCGGGGAGTAG
- a CDS encoding DUF4190 domain-containing protein — protein MAIPPPPGPHQPEGPYPPPGQGPYPPPYPQSPYPTWGQGYSPYNRPAPFNGLAISALVLGVLCFLPAVGLVLGIVALVQIRKRGERGTAMAVTGMVMSTLGMAVFVLALATGGPRDFWDGFKEGVGDSAGSAFSLQKGDCFDAPGGSLEGVAYDVDKVPCAGRHDAEVFADFRMSGGSYPGDSEVVDAADTRCYALQASYAMDSWAVPDNVDVYYFTPTRESWSGGDRAVTCLFGNTDGKSGLTGSLRRDALTLNADQTAYLRAADILDQAMDTAPDKAYVEDDLPGHKAWAVRVSGALDEQARLLRGHGWFPAAGKPVAALVEDIEASRKEWTKAAAAPDADTFYAHYEKGLKLIDPSRTVTARKVLGLATTPPSDGTNGDGRGDEPGGSGAEV, from the coding sequence GTGGCCATACCCCCGCCGCCCGGGCCCCATCAGCCCGAGGGCCCGTATCCACCGCCGGGCCAGGGGCCGTACCCGCCTCCCTACCCTCAGAGCCCGTATCCGACCTGGGGCCAGGGCTACTCCCCGTACAACCGTCCCGCGCCCTTCAACGGGCTCGCGATCTCCGCCCTCGTGCTGGGCGTCCTGTGCTTCCTGCCGGCCGTCGGTCTGGTGCTCGGGATCGTCGCCCTCGTGCAGATCAGGAAGCGGGGCGAGCGGGGCACGGCGATGGCGGTGACCGGCATGGTGATGTCCACGCTCGGCATGGCGGTGTTCGTGCTCGCCCTCGCCACCGGCGGACCGCGCGACTTCTGGGACGGCTTCAAGGAAGGCGTGGGCGACTCGGCGGGCAGCGCCTTCTCACTCCAAAAGGGCGACTGCTTCGACGCGCCGGGCGGCTCCCTGGAAGGGGTGGCGTACGACGTCGACAAGGTGCCCTGCGCCGGGCGGCACGACGCCGAGGTGTTCGCGGACTTCCGGATGAGCGGCGGGAGCTACCCGGGCGACAGTGAGGTCGTCGACGCGGCCGACACCAGGTGCTACGCGCTCCAGGCCTCGTACGCGATGGACAGCTGGGCCGTCCCGGACAACGTCGACGTGTACTACTTCACGCCGACCCGGGAGAGCTGGAGCGGTGGCGACCGCGCGGTCACCTGTCTGTTCGGCAACACGGACGGCAAGAGCGGCCTGACCGGCTCGCTGCGCAGGGACGCCCTGACGCTGAACGCCGATCAGACGGCGTATCTGCGGGCCGCGGACATACTCGACCAGGCGATGGACACGGCACCGGACAAGGCGTACGTCGAGGACGACCTGCCGGGTCACAAGGCATGGGCGGTCAGGGTCTCCGGCGCGCTCGACGAGCAGGCGCGCCTGCTGCGCGGCCACGGCTGGTTCCCCGCCGCGGGCAAGCCCGTCGCGGCCCTCGTCGAGGACATCGAGGCGTCGCGCAAGGAGTGGACGAAGGCGGCGGCCGCCCCCGACGCGGACACCTTCTACGCCCACTACGAGAAGGGCCTGAAGCTCATCGACCCGAGCAGGACGGTCACGGCACGCAAGGTTCTAGGTCTGGCCACCACTCCGCCGTCGGACGGTACGAACGGGGACGGACGGGGCGACGAGCCGGGCGGCAGCGGTGCCGAGGTGTGA
- a CDS encoding Txe/YoeB family addiction module toxin produces MRLAFEDQGWEDYTSWLKNDRKTLARINKLIEDVRRDPFSGIGKPEPLKYHLPGAWSRRIDDEHRLVYLVTDKEIVILAARYRY; encoded by the coding sequence GTGAGGCTTGCCTTCGAGGACCAGGGCTGGGAGGACTACACGTCCTGGCTCAAGAACGACCGCAAGACGCTTGCTCGGATCAACAAGCTCATCGAAGACGTCAGGCGTGATCCCTTCTCGGGAATCGGCAAGCCTGAGCCGCTGAAGTACCACTTGCCGGGGGCTTGGTCGCGACGGATCGACGACGAGCACCGCCTCGTCTACTTGGTAACGGACAAGGAGATCGTCATCCTCGCAGCCCGGTACCGCTACTGA
- a CDS encoding GntR family transcriptional regulator: MTFGEQPAYLRVAGDLRKKIVDGSLPPHTRLPSQARIREEYGVSDTVALEARKVLMAEGLVEGRSGSGTYVRERPVPRRVSRSGYRPDSGATPFRQEQADLTARGTWESRSEQAEASGAIAERLSIRPGDRVMCTKYVFRDAGEVMMLSTSWEPLAVTGRTPVMLPEEGPLGGMGVVERMAAIDVIVDNVTEEVGARPGLAEELLALGGVPGHVVVVIQRTYFASGRPVETADIVVPADRYRVAYHLPVK, translated from the coding sequence GTGACTTTCGGTGAGCAGCCGGCGTACCTGCGCGTCGCGGGTGATCTCCGCAAGAAGATCGTCGACGGTTCACTTCCACCACACACCCGTCTCCCGTCGCAGGCCAGGATCCGCGAGGAGTACGGGGTCTCGGACACCGTCGCGCTCGAGGCGCGCAAGGTGCTGATGGCGGAGGGCCTGGTCGAGGGGCGCTCGGGGTCGGGGACGTATGTGCGGGAGCGGCCGGTGCCGCGCCGGGTCTCCCGGTCCGGGTACCGGCCGGACAGCGGCGCCACCCCGTTCCGTCAGGAACAGGCCGACCTGACCGCGCGCGGCACCTGGGAGTCGCGCAGCGAGCAGGCCGAGGCGAGCGGGGCGATCGCGGAGCGGCTCTCGATCCGGCCCGGCGACCGCGTGATGTGCACGAAGTACGTGTTCCGGGACGCGGGTGAGGTGATGATGCTCTCCACGTCCTGGGAGCCCCTCGCCGTCACGGGCCGTACGCCGGTGATGCTTCCCGAGGAGGGCCCGCTCGGTGGCATGGGCGTCGTGGAGCGGATGGCGGCCATCGACGTGATCGTGGACAACGTCACGGAGGAAGTGGGTGCCCGCCCCGGTCTGGCCGAGGAACTCCTCGCGCTGGGCGGAGTGCCCGGGCACGTGGTCGTCGTCATCCAGCGCACGTACTTCGCCTCGGGGCGGCCGGTCGAGACGGCCGACATCGTCGTGCCGGCGGACCGTTATCGCGTCGCGTACCACCTGCCTGTGAAGTAG
- a CDS encoding 4-hydroxy-3-methylbut-2-enyl diphosphate reductase, producing the protein MGCMTASPGRRVLLAAPRGYCAGVDRAVIAVEKALEQYGAPIYVRHEIVHNKYVVQTLEKKGAIFVERTAEVPEGSIVMFSAHGVAPVVHDEAAAGRLATIDATCPLVTKVHKEAVRFANEDFDILLIGHEGHEEVIGTSGEAPDHITLVDGPGDVAKVEVRDPSRVVWLSQTTLSVDETMETVDALKEKFPQLISPPSDDICYATQNRQLAVKQMGEEADLVIVVGSKNSSNSVRLVEVAKLAGARDAHLVDFAGEIDEAWLDGVTTVGVTSGASVPEVLVEQVLEWLSTRGFEDVEIVKAAEESITFSLPKELRRDLRAEAAALVDRRTNGVSGSSAVSAVPDISEK; encoded by the coding sequence ATGGGGTGCATGACTGCTTCGCCTGGCCGCCGTGTCCTGCTCGCCGCCCCCCGTGGCTATTGCGCGGGTGTGGACCGCGCCGTGATCGCCGTCGAGAAGGCCCTCGAGCAGTACGGGGCCCCGATCTATGTCCGCCACGAGATCGTCCACAACAAGTACGTCGTGCAGACCCTGGAGAAGAAGGGCGCGATTTTCGTCGAGCGGACGGCGGAGGTCCCCGAGGGGTCCATCGTCATGTTCTCGGCGCACGGAGTCGCCCCGGTCGTCCACGACGAGGCCGCGGCCGGCAGGCTCGCCACCATCGACGCGACCTGCCCGCTGGTCACCAAGGTCCACAAGGAAGCGGTCCGCTTCGCGAACGAGGACTTCGACATCCTGCTGATCGGGCACGAGGGCCACGAGGAGGTCATCGGCACCTCCGGCGAGGCGCCCGACCACATCACGCTCGTGGACGGCCCCGGTGACGTCGCCAAGGTCGAGGTCCGTGACCCGTCCAGGGTCGTCTGGCTCTCCCAGACCACGCTGTCGGTCGACGAGACGATGGAGACGGTCGACGCCCTGAAGGAGAAGTTCCCGCAGCTCATCTCCCCGCCCAGCGACGACATCTGCTACGCCACGCAGAACCGTCAGCTCGCCGTGAAGCAGATGGGCGAGGAGGCGGACCTCGTCATCGTGGTCGGCTCGAAGAACTCCTCCAACTCCGTACGCCTCGTCGAGGTGGCCAAACTCGCGGGTGCGCGCGACGCGCACCTCGTGGACTTCGCCGGTGAGATCGACGAGGCCTGGCTGGACGGAGTGACCACCGTCGGCGTCACCTCCGGCGCCTCCGTCCCCGAGGTCCTGGTCGAGCAGGTCCTGGAGTGGCTCTCCACCCGCGGCTTCGAGGACGTGGAGATCGTCAAGGCGGCCGAGGAGTCCATCACCTTCTCGCTGCCCAAGGAGCTGCGCCGCGACCTGCGCGCGGAGGCGGCGGCGCTGGTGGACCGGCGGACGAACGGGGTGTCCGGTTCCTCCGCGGTGTCCGCGGTTCCCGATATTTCCGAGAAGTGA
- a CDS encoding SPOR domain-containing protein: MNDGTITLPWLVIRQDDNGNRYRVGRYATRAEAQKIADSLDDRGHKQLYWVERIGQNGSR, translated from the coding sequence ATGAACGACGGCACGATCACTCTTCCCTGGCTCGTCATACGACAGGACGACAACGGCAACCGCTATCGCGTCGGCAGGTACGCGACCAGGGCCGAGGCCCAGAAGATCGCGGACAGCCTCGACGACCGCGGACACAAGCAGCTCTACTGGGTCGAGCGGATCGGGCAGAACGGGAGCAGGTGA
- a CDS encoding ATP-binding protein, with amino-acid sequence MRGFLSWEVIGVIDTVGDCAEWTFPAEPGAVRTARAVVRGQLRTWELDVLGDVTALLVSELVTNSLRYATGPIGVRLVRPAGVPDALLVEVSDPLPDPPRERAAGADDESGRGLQLVAGSSRRWGTRPGDTGKTVWFELTVPG; translated from the coding sequence ATGCGTGGGTTCCTGTCCTGGGAAGTGATCGGCGTGATCGACACCGTAGGCGACTGCGCCGAGTGGACCTTTCCCGCGGAACCGGGTGCCGTCCGCACGGCCCGCGCGGTCGTCCGCGGCCAGCTGCGCACGTGGGAGCTGGACGTCCTCGGTGACGTGACCGCGCTCCTGGTCAGCGAACTGGTGACCAACTCCCTGCGGTATGCCACCGGCCCCATCGGCGTTCGCCTCGTCAGGCCCGCGGGCGTGCCGGACGCCCTTCTGGTGGAGGTGTCCGACCCGCTGCCCGACCCGCCCCGCGAACGGGCCGCGGGCGCCGACGACGAGAGCGGGCGGGGTCTGCAACTGGTGGCCGGTTCCTCCCGCCGCTGGGGCACCCGCCCCGGGGACACCGGTAAGACCGTCTGGTTCGAGCTCACGGTCCCCGGCTGA